From one Streptomyces sp. 846.5 genomic stretch:
- a CDS encoding XdhC/CoxI family protein, with translation MQDIAEQINAWHAAGRSFAVATVVSVSGSAPRDPGAALAVDTDGEAVGSVSGGCVEGAVYELCRSALESGKPELRRFGFSDEDAFAVGLTCGGIIDVFVQPVVPGASNGLDAALAHIHAGTPVALVRAIAGPAALIGSALAVTADGHHGTLGRHPGLIHPGLERAAATHSRAMLDAGRTGQFTLALDGRPCTPDATSAETDADSASERTVTFFVESHVPAPRMIVFGAIDFAAAVARIGGFLGYHVTVCDARPVFATARRFPTADAVVVDWPHRYLDAEVAAGRVDGRTALCVLTHDAKFDIPLLERALRLPLGFVGAMGSRRTHLERLDRLREVGLSELELSRLRSPIGLDLGARTPEETAVAVAAEIVAHRRGGTCLPLSSHGGPIHHDHPLRVSDLPRRIA, from the coding sequence ATGCAGGACATCGCCGAGCAGATCAACGCCTGGCACGCAGCGGGTCGCTCCTTCGCCGTGGCCACCGTGGTGTCCGTCTCCGGGAGCGCCCCGCGCGACCCGGGGGCGGCCCTGGCCGTGGACACCGACGGCGAGGCCGTCGGCAGCGTCTCGGGGGGCTGCGTGGAGGGGGCCGTCTACGAGCTGTGCCGGTCGGCACTGGAGTCCGGGAAGCCGGAGCTGCGCCGCTTCGGCTTCTCGGACGAGGACGCCTTCGCGGTCGGCCTGACCTGCGGCGGCATCATCGACGTCTTCGTCCAGCCGGTCGTCCCCGGCGCCTCGAACGGGCTGGACGCGGCGCTCGCCCACATCCACGCGGGCACCCCGGTCGCCCTGGTCCGCGCCATCGCCGGACCGGCCGCCCTGATCGGCTCCGCCCTGGCCGTCACCGCCGACGGCCACCACGGCACCCTCGGCCGACACCCCGGGCTGATCCACCCCGGCCTGGAGCGGGCCGCCGCCACGCACAGCCGGGCCATGCTGGACGCCGGGCGCACCGGGCAGTTCACCCTCGCCCTGGACGGCCGCCCGTGCACCCCCGACGCCACCTCGGCGGAGACCGACGCCGACTCTGCCTCTGAACGGACCGTCACCTTCTTCGTCGAGTCGCACGTTCCCGCCCCGCGCATGATCGTCTTCGGGGCCATCGACTTCGCCGCCGCGGTCGCCCGGATCGGCGGCTTCCTCGGCTACCACGTCACCGTCTGCGACGCCCGCCCGGTCTTCGCCACCGCGCGCCGCTTCCCCACCGCCGACGCCGTCGTCGTCGACTGGCCGCACCGCTACCTCGACGCCGAGGTCGCCGCCGGACGGGTGGACGGCCGCACCGCGCTCTGCGTGCTGACCCACGACGCCAAGTTCGACATCCCGCTGCTGGAGCGCGCGCTGCGGCTGCCGCTGGGCTTCGTCGGCGCAATGGGCTCGCGCCGCACCCACCTGGAGCGCCTGGACCGGCTGCGCGAGGTCGGACTCAGCGAGCTGGAGCTCTCCCGGCTGCGCTCCCCCATCGGCCTGGACCTGGGCGCCCGCACCCCGGAGGAGACCGCCGTCGCCGTCGCCGCCGAGATCGTCGCCCACCGCCGCGGCGGCACCTGCCTC